The genomic DNA ATGCCGGCGAGACGCTGGTGATCCTCGGCGAGTCCGGTTCCGGAAAATCGGTGAGCGCCAGCGCCATCATGGGCCTGATCGACACGCCACCGGGCGAGATCTGTTCGGGCACCATTACCTATCGCGGCAAGAAGCTCGACGATTGCGGCGTGGAGGAACGGCGCGATCTCAACGGCAAGAAGATCGCGATGATCTTCCAGGATCCGCTGTCGCACCTCAACCCGGTCTACACGATCGGCTGGCAGTTGGCTGAAGTGTTTTCCGCCCACGCCGTGGCGACAGGTGCGGAGGCCCGCGCCAAGGCGATCGACATTCTCGCTCGCGTCGGCATTCCAGAGCCGGAAAACCGCATCGATCAATATCCGCACCAGTTTTCCGGCGGCCAGCGCCAGCGCATCATGATCGGCATGGCGATTGCCCTGCGTCCCGAAATCCTGATCGCCGACGAGCCGACGACGGCGCTCGATGTCAGCGTCCAGGCGCAGATCCTCGACCTCCTGAAAAAGCTTCAGACGGAGGATGGGCTGGCCATCATCATGATCACCCACGATCTGGAAGTCGCAGCTTCCATGGCCGACCGGGTGATCGTCATGAACTCGGGCCGTATCGTCGAAGAGGGCCAGGCGCGCGCGGTTTTTGAGAACCCCCAGCACAGCTATACCAAGACCCTGATCAACGCCCTGCCCCATGCCAATGACACCGGCGGAACCGGTCGCCGTTCGACGAGCGATGCGGGCAAACCGATCCTGGAGGTGAAGAGCCTCAACAAATATTACGGCGTTTCCTCCGGCTTCTTCTCAAAGAATACCCAGTTGCATGCCGTCAAGGATCTAAGCTTCACGGTGGCTAAGGGCGAGACCGTCGGCATCGTCGGCGAAAGCGGCTCGGGCAAGTCGACGGTGGCGCGTGTTCTCCTGCGTCTCAACGACGTCTCCAGTGGCGAAGCGCTGTTCCACGGTCGCGATATCTTCAAGATGGATCCGAGGGAGTTGCTCGCCTTCCGCCGCAAGGTGCAGATGGTTTTCCAGGATCCCTACAGCTCCATGAATCCACGCATGACGATTTTCGACATCGTTTCCGAACCGTGGCGTATTCATACGGACATTCTCGACAAGCCGCGCTGGCGCGACCGCGTCGTCGAACTGCTCGGCCTTGTCGGCCTGAAACTGGAACATGCCGACCGCTATCCGCACCAGTTTTCTGGTGGCCAGAGACAGCGCATCGCGATTGCACGTGCCCTAGCCTGTGATCCGGAACTGATCGTCTGCGACGAGGCAGTATCTGCACTCGACGTTTCCGTTCAGGTGCAGGTGATCGATCTTCTGGCCCAGCTACGCGACCGGCTCGGTCTTGCCTATATCTTCATAACCCATGACTTGCCGATTGTACGGCATTTTGCGGATCGTATCATCGTCATGAAGAACGGCGCCATCGTCGAGCATGCGAAAACTGACGATATCTTCCGCAATCCGGAGCATGCCTATACACGACAACTTATGAACGCGACGCCGCGGCCAAAATGGGAGGCCGCTCCCGTGCCGCTGCCCGCATGAGATCCTACGCAATGCCTGCAATCATTGCGGGCGCCCTGTTCATGGCCGGAAATTCTTTCGTCGCCGCCATGGACGGCGTCATCGTGCGGCTGATCGCAGGCGAAGTGCATCCGCTCGGCATCGTCTTCTTTCGAAATCTTTTCAGCCTGATTGCGATCTATGCGATCTTCCCGCGCAGCAAACTCTACAGCGACACCAATACCTTTTTCTGGGTGCACGCGGTTCGCGCTCTGATCAAGCTTCTGGCATTGGTGGCGGGCTTCATGGCGGTCATGCAGATGCCACTCGCCTCCGCGACTGCCATTGCCTTCACCATGCCGCTTTTCGTGATGCTGGGATCAGTATTCTTACTTGGCGAGAAATTCTATGCCGCCCGTGTCGCAGCCTTGATACTCGGTTTCGCCGGCGTGATGATCGTGCTGCAGCCGGGCGCGGCCACATTGAACGCCGGCGCTACCTGGGCTCTTGCCGGCGCGATCGGGTTGGCGGCAGTAGCGCTTTTGATGAAGGTCTCGGCAGGCCGCGAGGATCCTCTCCGGATCGCCTGGCTCAATCTCATCATCACCGTTCCGGTCGCCCTGCTGATGACACTCCCGGTCTGGCAGACACCGTCGCTTTACGCCCTGTCTCTCATGGCCTTTCAGGGTGTCGGCGGCCTGATGGCGCAGCTTGCCTTTGCCCGCGCGATGAAACTCGCCGACGCCTCACTTCTCGTCGTGGTCGATTTCATCCGTTTGCCGCTGGCGCTGGTCTTCGGTCTGGCCCTGTTCGGCGAACCTATCCGCCTTTCAGTCGTCATCGGCGGCATCGTGATTCTCCTCGCCATCCTGATGCTCTTTCATAGAGAGCAGCGACGGGATGCCTAAATGGTAATTTCGTTAATTCGTCTTTGCGGACGAGCCAACATCTCTGGCCTTGAACCAGCGCGAACCACCGACGCGTTGATTCTCAGCATCGAGAACAAAGCCTAGCTCGTTGGCAAATTGTCTGGCCATTCCTGCGCGCCATGGAGAACGCGAAGAATACGAACCGCTGTTTCGGTAATTGCTTACACCGCGACGTACGGCGTGCCATCAATTACCAGTTCGCAGGTGCCAGCATTCTGCCAACACGACCGCTCGCTGGAAAATCTACCAACCGACGGACGGCAGCAACGATCCGTTCGTCGACCAGAATGGCGGCTGACGAATTTTCTGCTTCTATATATGTGAAGATGGCGTCGCGATCCGATAACGCGAACGCGGACCAGGTAGGCATCACGATTTGGGAGCACCTGCGTTAAGGCGGGCTGCCGCTCTGCGTTCAGCAAAATGTGCCTCGACTTCATCATCCGAGACGTCCGGTCTAGTATCGTTCAGCGCTTCAAGCACCTTGGTGCGAAACCAAGCGTCATGGGCCTCGTTGCCTGAAAAAAGCTCCAGCGGAAGCGCGCCCTCGTTGGCCGTGCGGGTTAGTAAGATACGAACCGCGTCCGATACCGTAAGCCCCATATTTCCAAGCACTGCGGAGGCACGATCCCGAACCTCGGCGTCAATACGAGTTTGTATCAGTGCATTTGCAGCCATAGCGATCTCTACGTTTCGGTGAGATGGTAATGCAAATGAATGACCGCCTTCGCCCGTTCTCCCGTCCTCCAGTTGCTCTTAAATATATCTGAACCGACGAGCGCAATCTCAATCGTGCGGGATAACGCCTATTTATGGAACTCTCCGAAATATAGCGGCTATGGACGCGGTAGTTGCGGACAACTATTCACCTCGCACACTTTGAGCATAGCCCCTAGAATTTGTAGATCAGCAATGACGCTATCCCGCCCACGGCTATGAT from Pararhizobium gei includes the following:
- a CDS encoding ABC transporter ATP-binding protein, coding for MPSAHLLEVKDLTVDFLSLGGAFRATNGVSFHVDAGETLVILGESGSGKSVSASAIMGLIDTPPGEICSGTITYRGKKLDDCGVEERRDLNGKKIAMIFQDPLSHLNPVYTIGWQLAEVFSAHAVATGAEARAKAIDILARVGIPEPENRIDQYPHQFSGGQRQRIMIGMAIALRPEILIADEPTTALDVSVQAQILDLLKKLQTEDGLAIIMITHDLEVAASMADRVIVMNSGRIVEEGQARAVFENPQHSYTKTLINALPHANDTGGTGRRSTSDAGKPILEVKSLNKYYGVSSGFFSKNTQLHAVKDLSFTVAKGETVGIVGESGSGKSTVARVLLRLNDVSSGEALFHGRDIFKMDPRELLAFRRKVQMVFQDPYSSMNPRMTIFDIVSEPWRIHTDILDKPRWRDRVVELLGLVGLKLEHADRYPHQFSGGQRQRIAIARALACDPELIVCDEAVSALDVSVQVQVIDLLAQLRDRLGLAYIFITHDLPIVRHFADRIIVMKNGAIVEHAKTDDIFRNPEHAYTRQLMNATPRPKWEAAPVPLPA
- a CDS encoding DMT family transporter; amino-acid sequence: MRSYAMPAIIAGALFMAGNSFVAAMDGVIVRLIAGEVHPLGIVFFRNLFSLIAIYAIFPRSKLYSDTNTFFWVHAVRALIKLLALVAGFMAVMQMPLASATAIAFTMPLFVMLGSVFLLGEKFYAARVAALILGFAGVMIVLQPGAATLNAGATWALAGAIGLAAVALLMKVSAGREDPLRIAWLNLIITVPVALLMTLPVWQTPSLYALSLMAFQGVGGLMAQLAFARAMKLADASLLVVVDFIRLPLALVFGLALFGEPIRLSVVIGGIVILLAILMLFHREQRRDA
- a CDS encoding type II toxin-antitoxin system RelB/DinJ family antitoxin, whose protein sequence is MAANALIQTRIDAEVRDRASAVLGNMGLTVSDAVRILLTRTANEGALPLELFSGNEAHDAWFRTKVLEALNDTRPDVSDDEVEAHFAERRAAARLNAGAPKS